In Vibrio gallicus, a single window of DNA contains:
- a CDS encoding monovalent cation:proton antiporter-2 (CPA2) family protein: MTGYFLQAFIYLIAAVIAVPIAKRLGLGSVLGYLIAGVIIGPVTGFVGSETTTIQHFAEFGVVMMLFLVGLELEPKMLWGMRNRLIGLGGLQVGVSAAIVMGICLLLGLQWSIALAIGLIFSLSSTAIVLQTFNEKGLTKTEGGKNAFSVLLFQDIAVIPMLAFIPLLALPELVEKAKYVVTQAADHHEQLSLVAGLPGWAYGLVITASIAIVVVGGHFLSRPLFRFVAASGLREIFTATALMLVIGIAALMSLVGLSPALGTFLAGVVLANSEFRHELESNIEPFKGLLLGLFFITVGAGIDFSVLITDFSSIIAMTLGLMLLKGAVLYGLGLIFKIRGCNRWLFALSLAQAGEFGFVLLSFTVQNHVIPADMATHLSLVVALSMFLTPGLFIFYDKVIKPKYEQKSNEQQQDEIEETGTVIIAGVGRFGQIVNRLLVSNGVPTVVLDYQATQVANLRRVGTKTYFGDATKPDMLHTAGIEGAKALVIAIDNQEATTELVKYVKHTYPHVKVMARAFDRGHFYLLRQAGADHIESETFHSALELGTQTLRCMGFHPFQIEQQRHAYIQIEKESSNDLYHAWLDHSEEERYDNNFIKLFIELEDKVRNMMNSDRSDKHDKGERGWTPPPKGYSDNLE; this comes from the coding sequence ATGACTGGTTATTTTTTACAGGCATTTATTTATCTGATTGCGGCGGTTATTGCTGTTCCAATCGCAAAACGCTTAGGTCTTGGTTCGGTGTTGGGTTACTTGATTGCAGGTGTCATCATAGGTCCGGTTACTGGATTTGTGGGCAGTGAGACTACTACCATTCAGCATTTCGCTGAGTTTGGCGTCGTAATGATGCTGTTTTTAGTGGGGCTTGAGCTAGAGCCTAAGATGCTTTGGGGGATGCGCAATCGATTGATTGGGCTAGGTGGATTGCAAGTTGGTGTTAGTGCTGCGATTGTGATGGGGATCTGCCTATTGCTTGGTTTGCAGTGGTCTATTGCGCTGGCGATAGGGCTTATTTTCTCACTGTCATCAACGGCTATTGTTCTGCAAACCTTCAATGAGAAGGGGTTGACCAAAACAGAAGGGGGCAAAAATGCCTTTTCGGTTCTGCTTTTCCAAGATATTGCTGTAATTCCTATGCTTGCTTTTATTCCTTTGCTGGCTCTTCCCGAGTTAGTTGAGAAAGCTAAGTATGTCGTAACGCAAGCGGCAGATCATCATGAGCAGCTGAGCTTAGTTGCGGGCTTACCCGGCTGGGCGTATGGGTTGGTGATTACTGCTTCAATCGCGATAGTGGTTGTAGGGGGACATTTCCTAAGTCGGCCTTTGTTTCGATTTGTTGCCGCATCGGGTCTTAGAGAAATTTTTACCGCAACTGCACTTATGTTGGTTATCGGTATCGCGGCTTTGATGAGTTTAGTTGGGTTATCGCCAGCATTAGGTACATTCTTGGCCGGTGTGGTTCTGGCAAACTCAGAGTTTCGCCACGAACTCGAATCCAATATTGAGCCGTTCAAAGGCTTGTTGTTGGGGCTGTTTTTTATCACCGTAGGGGCGGGCATCGATTTTTCGGTTTTGATTACCGATTTCTCGTCGATTATTGCGATGACTCTAGGCTTGATGCTACTTAAAGGCGCGGTGCTCTATGGTTTGGGTCTTATTTTTAAGATACGTGGTTGCAATCGCTGGTTGTTTGCCTTGAGTTTGGCGCAAGCTGGGGAGTTTGGCTTCGTGTTGCTGAGTTTCACAGTGCAAAATCATGTTATTCCTGCTGATATGGCAACCCATCTAAGCTTAGTAGTTGCGTTATCTATGTTTTTAACCCCCGGTTTGTTTATCTTCTATGATAAGGTCATCAAGCCTAAATATGAGCAGAAATCAAACGAACAGCAGCAAGATGAAATAGAAGAAACCGGTACGGTTATTATCGCTGGCGTGGGGCGTTTTGGGCAGATAGTCAATCGACTACTGGTTAGCAACGGCGTTCCAACTGTGGTGCTAGATTATCAAGCTACTCAAGTTGCTAACCTTAGGCGGGTGGGAACCAAGACCTATTTCGGTGATGCAACCAAACCGGATATGCTGCATACAGCTGGGATCGAGGGGGCTAAGGCGCTGGTTATAGCGATTGATAACCAAGAGGCTACTACGGAATTGGTGAAGTATGTTAAGCATACTTATCCGCATGTGAAAGTGATGGCTCGCGCATTTGACCGAGGGCATTTTTATCTGCTTCGTCAGGCAGGAGCGGACCACATAGAAAGTGAAACCTTTCATTCCGCCCTTGAGCTTGGTACGCAAACCCTACGCTGTATGGGATTTCATCCCTTTCAGATTGAGCAACAACGTCACGCTTATATCCAGATAGAGAAAGAAAGTTCGAATGACCTCTATCATGCTTGGTTAGATCACTCGGAAGAAGAGCGTTATGACAATAACTTCATCAAGTTGTTTATCGAGTTAGAAGATAAAGTTCGCAATATGATGAATAGCGATCGCTCTGATAAGCATGACAAAGGAGAGCGAGGCTGGACTCCTCCTCCCAAAGGGTATTCAGATAATCTCGAATAG
- a CDS encoding copper chaperone PCu(A)C, with amino-acid sequence MKTRFITLLLCLLSPLAWSSSVVEVSHAWAKETPPTATTSAIFLTLSNPTKTDRNLISASTEAAGITELHTHLKENGIMKMRQVKSIAIPAGKSTQLKPHGLHVMLFDLKQPLTEGMIIPLSLTLDSGRVINLSVPVKKMVMHK; translated from the coding sequence ATGAAAACTCGTTTTATCACACTTCTACTGTGCCTACTCTCTCCTCTTGCTTGGTCAAGCTCAGTTGTAGAAGTCTCCCATGCTTGGGCTAAAGAAACGCCACCAACCGCCACTACCAGCGCGATATTCCTAACCTTGTCCAACCCAACAAAGACCGACAGAAACCTTATATCTGCTAGTACTGAAGCGGCAGGTATTACAGAACTGCACACCCATCTTAAAGAAAATGGCATCATGAAAATGCGTCAAGTGAAAAGCATTGCCATCCCTGCTGGCAAAAGCACACAGCTTAAACCACATGGCTTACATGTGATGCTATTTGACCTTAAACAGCCACTTACTGAAGGCATGATAATTCCACTAAGCTTAACTTTGGACAGTGGACGTGTAATAAACTTATCTGTACCTGTTAAAAAAATGGTAATGCATAAATGA
- a CDS encoding SCO family protein has translation MSKAWSLVLVVAFVLGYGLKSYLDNQQQVANQQTELSSHYPMVSGEGNQQFPLFDSTDPRVNVVYFGFTRCPDVCPTSLAMLAAALNQVDDNTLNKIRPILITLDPERDSGDDTNTYAQYFHPNFEGYSTDPATLETLANRYGVVYIRSELQDSALEYTVDHNSYFYFLAPDGTEITKVQHTLSPAPLIKTINQITSETL, from the coding sequence ATGAGTAAAGCTTGGTCACTAGTTCTGGTTGTCGCCTTTGTACTTGGATACGGATTAAAATCCTATTTGGACAATCAACAACAAGTGGCCAATCAACAAACTGAATTATCCTCTCACTACCCTATGGTAAGTGGCGAGGGAAACCAGCAATTTCCATTGTTTGACTCAACGGATCCTAGAGTGAACGTGGTTTACTTCGGTTTTACACGCTGCCCTGATGTATGCCCTACTTCACTAGCCATGTTAGCAGCGGCGTTAAATCAAGTTGATGACAATACGCTTAATAAAATCCGTCCCATCCTGATTACCTTAGATCCAGAAAGAGATTCAGGGGATGATACCAACACCTATGCGCAATATTTCCATCCAAACTTTGAAGGCTACTCCACAGATCCTGCGACTCTCGAAACCCTAGCCAACCGCTATGGTGTGGTCTATATACGCAGTGAACTTCAAGATTCTGCCCTCGAATATACCGTTGACCACAACTCTTATTTCTATTTTCTAGCTCCTGATGGGACTGAAATTACCAAGGTGCAACACACCCTTTCACCTGCACCTCTCATAAAAACCATAAATCAAATCACCAGTGAGACCTTATAA
- the nhaD gene encoding sodium:proton antiporter NhaD, with protein MKPIHVLGVCLGLFSSSILASTSLPGTLPDLTQSGVGYACLIIFALAYGLVMGEEQLKLKKSKPVLLAAGLIWILIGFTFLRLGEIEQAKTALDHNLLEYSELLLFLLVAMTYINAMEERRLFDALRAWMVSKGFNLRSLFWITGILSFFISPIADNLTTALLMCAVVMKVGGSNLKFINIACVNIVVAANAGGAFSPFGDITTLMVWQAGHVAFGDFLTLFVPSVVNYIIPAFIMAWFVPKEQPNTVNEHVELKRGAKRIIVLFIFTIITAVGFHALFHFPPVIGMMMGLAYLQFFGFYLKKSLPRSLERKRALAQANHDEAALHRLGSVVPFDVFRRVSHAEWDTLLFFYGVVMCVGGLSLLGYLGMVSEIMYTQWDPVWANVAVGVLSAIVDNIPVMFAILTMQPDLTMGNWLLVTLTAGVGGSLLSIGSAAGVALMGAAHGKYTFFGHLKWMPIIALGYAASIATHLAINGHLF; from the coding sequence ATGAAACCCATACATGTATTAGGTGTATGCCTTGGCCTATTCTCTAGCTCTATTTTAGCTAGTACATCATTACCGGGTACACTACCCGACCTTACCCAGTCTGGTGTCGGGTATGCCTGCCTTATTATCTTTGCCCTCGCCTACGGCTTGGTTATGGGGGAAGAACAGCTAAAACTCAAAAAATCCAAGCCAGTACTACTGGCCGCTGGGCTTATTTGGATTCTGATTGGCTTTACCTTTTTGCGCTTAGGCGAGATTGAGCAAGCGAAAACTGCGCTGGACCACAACCTGCTAGAGTATTCAGAACTGCTTTTGTTCTTGCTGGTCGCAATGACCTATATCAATGCGATGGAAGAGCGGCGTTTATTCGATGCATTGCGTGCATGGATGGTAAGTAAAGGGTTTAATCTGCGAAGCCTATTTTGGATTACCGGTATCCTATCCTTCTTTATATCCCCTATCGCAGACAACCTAACCACAGCATTATTGATGTGTGCCGTAGTGATGAAGGTAGGAGGGAGTAACCTAAAATTCATTAATATCGCCTGCGTTAACATCGTAGTTGCAGCAAATGCAGGTGGCGCATTTAGTCCCTTTGGGGACATAACCACCCTCATGGTTTGGCAAGCCGGACATGTTGCTTTCGGCGACTTTTTAACCCTATTCGTGCCATCAGTGGTGAATTACATTATTCCTGCATTTATCATGGCTTGGTTTGTTCCCAAAGAGCAGCCCAATACCGTCAACGAACACGTCGAGTTAAAGCGTGGTGCGAAACGTATTATTGTTCTGTTTATATTCACGATAATTACTGCCGTGGGTTTCCACGCTCTATTCCATTTCCCTCCGGTTATCGGAATGATGATGGGCCTAGCCTATTTGCAATTCTTTGGGTTCTATCTCAAGAAATCACTTCCTCGTTCTCTAGAGCGTAAGCGTGCATTGGCTCAAGCAAATCATGATGAGGCTGCCCTGCATCGTTTAGGTTCTGTGGTTCCTTTCGATGTGTTTCGCCGAGTATCCCACGCCGAATGGGATACCTTATTATTCTTTTATGGCGTTGTTATGTGTGTGGGAGGTTTAAGCCTTCTGGGGTACCTGGGTATGGTCTCTGAAATCATGTACACCCAGTGGGATCCGGTGTGGGCTAATGTCGCGGTGGGTGTGCTGTCCGCCATAGTCGATAATATTCCAGTAATGTTTGCTATTTTAACCATGCAACCTGACCTAACAATGGGCAATTGGTTATTGGTGACACTTACCGCTGGCGTTGGAGGCAGTTTACTCTCAATTGGCTCTGCGGCAGGGGTAGCGCTGATGGGCGCAGCTCATGGAAAGTATACTTTTTTTGGCCACTTAAAGTGGATGCCGATTATTGCTTTAGGCTATGCAGCCAGTATCGCAACTCACCTCGCAATAAATGGACATCTATTTTAG
- a CDS encoding MFS transporter translates to MKHGAKSWQTPQNFLLLISIIVPVAFSSWMALLNNFVVERANFDGADIGLLQSVREIPGFLAFTVVFVLLFIREQRFMLVSLFLLGMGTFLTGFFPSLTGLLVTTLIMSTGFHYFETLKQSLSLQWLSKQEAPEMLGKMISVGALASLITYGALWVMLEKLKLDYIYIYAITGGVAMVLVGVMAVSFPQFQTKTTQSKKLVLRKRYWLYYALTFMSGARRQIFTVFAGFLMVEHFGYSAADITLLFLINYAFNFLFAKRIGRFIGVVGERRALMFEYTGLIVVFLGYAFVENAHLAAGLYVIDHLFFALALAVKTYFQKIADPSDMASTAGVSFTINHIAAIIIPVTFGVIWLSSPGLVFIIGAVMAGVSLILSLNVPRKPASGNEVRVLNWG, encoded by the coding sequence ATGAAACATGGTGCAAAGTCGTGGCAAACACCACAGAACTTCTTATTGCTGATCTCAATCATAGTGCCGGTGGCATTTTCTAGTTGGATGGCTTTGCTGAACAACTTTGTGGTTGAACGTGCCAACTTTGATGGAGCCGATATTGGTTTATTACAAAGCGTTCGAGAGATACCCGGTTTTCTAGCGTTTACCGTGGTGTTTGTACTGCTGTTTATACGTGAGCAGCGCTTTATGTTGGTGTCTTTGTTCTTATTGGGGATGGGGACATTTTTAACCGGATTCTTCCCTAGCTTGACTGGGCTTTTGGTGACGACACTTATTATGTCGACAGGCTTTCATTACTTTGAAACGTTAAAGCAATCCCTATCGCTACAATGGCTTTCTAAACAAGAAGCCCCCGAGATGCTAGGAAAGATGATTTCAGTGGGCGCGTTAGCATCACTAATTACTTATGGTGCATTGTGGGTCATGCTAGAGAAGCTCAAGCTTGATTATATCTACATTTATGCCATCACGGGTGGTGTTGCCATGGTATTAGTTGGAGTGATGGCGGTAAGCTTCCCTCAATTTCAGACCAAAACGACGCAAAGTAAAAAACTGGTACTACGTAAGCGTTATTGGCTGTATTACGCGTTAACCTTTATGAGTGGAGCAAGGCGCCAGATCTTTACCGTCTTTGCTGGGTTCTTGATGGTTGAGCATTTTGGCTACAGCGCCGCGGACATTACACTGCTATTTTTGATTAACTATGCCTTTAATTTTTTGTTTGCTAAACGTATTGGTCGCTTTATTGGCGTTGTAGGTGAACGCAGAGCGTTAATGTTTGAGTACACAGGATTAATTGTTGTATTTTTAGGTTATGCCTTTGTCGAAAATGCGCATCTTGCCGCAGGCTTATACGTGATTGACCATCTATTTTTCGCTCTAGCTTTAGCGGTAAAAACCTACTTTCAAAAGATTGCAGACCCTTCAGATATGGCCTCAACAGCCGGAGTAAGCTTCACCATAAATCACATTGCAGCTATCATTATCCCAGTCACATTTGGGGTAATTTGGCTCAGCTCGCCTGGATTAGTGTTTATTATTGGTGCGGTGATGGCGGGCGTATCGCTAATATTGTCGTTGAATGTACCAAGAAAGCCGGCCTCGGGTAATGAGGTTCGAGTCTTGAATTGGGGGTAG
- a CDS encoding DUF368 domain-containing protein — protein sequence MNYFTNFLKGMAMGAADVVPGVSGGTIAFITGVYDTLLESIRRINPSLIGILRNQGIKGAFAHINGLFLISLFAGIFTSILTLAKLISWLLVTHPVPLWSFFFGLILVSVWHMLKQITSFSILKWSSLLIGIGIAFMITVLNPLHLEPTGVNIVMAGAIAICAMILPGISGSFILLLIGMYAPVLAAVKGFQINTLALFMFGCIAGLLSFSHLLSWLLKRYRDMTFMFLVGLMLGTLPKIWPWKETITWRTNSSGEQVPLLQHNLTPSAFESLFHTSSQLPLAIAMMLLAIGLVLTLERFGKH from the coding sequence ATGAATTATTTTACAAATTTCCTTAAAGGCATGGCGATGGGAGCCGCTGACGTTGTACCCGGAGTATCTGGGGGTACGATTGCCTTTATTACCGGCGTTTATGACACCTTACTTGAAAGCATTCGACGCATTAATCCCAGCTTGATTGGTATCTTGAGAAATCAAGGGATAAAGGGGGCATTTGCACATATTAATGGCTTGTTTTTAATTAGCCTGTTTGCTGGGATTTTCACCAGCATTCTAACCCTAGCAAAGCTAATCTCTTGGCTGCTGGTTACCCATCCCGTTCCATTGTGGTCATTTTTCTTCGGCCTAATTTTGGTTTCGGTGTGGCATATGCTAAAGCAGATCACCTCTTTTTCGATACTAAAATGGAGCAGCCTATTGATAGGTATTGGGATAGCCTTCATGATCACCGTGCTTAATCCCCTACACCTTGAACCTACCGGCGTAAATATCGTTATGGCAGGCGCGATAGCCATTTGTGCCATGATTCTACCCGGCATTTCTGGCAGCTTTATACTGCTATTAATTGGGATGTATGCACCTGTTTTAGCCGCAGTGAAAGGATTTCAGATCAATACTCTCGCGTTATTTATGTTCGGTTGTATCGCAGGCTTATTGAGCTTCTCACATCTTCTCTCATGGCTACTAAAACGCTATAGAGATATGACCTTTATGTTTTTGGTCGGTCTTATGCTTGGAACGTTACCGAAAATTTGGCCATGGAAAGAGACCATAACTTGGCGCACTAATTCCAGTGGAGAACAGGTGCCACTGCTACAGCATAATCTAACGCCTAGCGCCTTTGAGTCACTATTTCATACTTCATCACAGCTACCCCTTGCGATTGCTATGATGTTGCTTGCGATTGGGTTAGTACTTACCCTTGAAAGATTTGGAAAGCACTAA
- a CDS encoding M20/M25/M40 family metallo-hydrolase produces MMHVNSNRLVDNFIKLIKIDSESGNELEVAIEIESQLQQLGFDVERLAVPENLSNGFNIYAKLQGKLDDSVVLSCHMDTVAPGKAIEPIIENGIIRSAGDTILGGDDKSGIAAIIEAVKTIQQQNIEHKTIEIAFTVFEEGGLRGSKQFDINKIESRNGIVLDTGGPIGTIITVAPGQQNIKVNITGKPAHAGLAPEQGINALTVAADAISNMKLSRIDSETTANIGIVKGGHATNVVMPTLYLEAEARSIDEQKLAIQVAHMVETFEAAAEKHGAEISIETSRAYNPFQLDCSHPHIVAMQQAFTDLDIEPRLAATGGGSDANVFSEKGLTIANVSTGMSKVHTTEEFIAIEDMQKVSEFLVCYLRSGSVVL; encoded by the coding sequence ATGATGCATGTTAATTCAAACCGACTCGTCGACAACTTTATTAAATTGATTAAGATCGACAGTGAATCCGGTAACGAACTCGAAGTTGCTATCGAAATTGAATCTCAACTTCAGCAATTAGGCTTTGATGTTGAGCGTCTAGCCGTTCCTGAAAACCTATCTAACGGTTTCAATATTTATGCCAAACTGCAAGGTAAACTGGACGACAGTGTCGTATTAAGCTGTCATATGGATACCGTTGCACCAGGCAAGGCTATCGAGCCTATCATCGAGAACGGTATCATTCGCTCTGCCGGCGATACCATCCTTGGAGGCGACGATAAGTCAGGTATTGCCGCAATTATCGAAGCTGTGAAAACCATTCAACAGCAAAATATTGAGCACAAAACTATCGAAATTGCCTTCACCGTATTCGAAGAAGGCGGACTACGTGGCTCAAAACAGTTCGATATCAATAAGATTGAATCACGCAATGGTATCGTGCTCGATACTGGCGGTCCGATCGGTACCATTATTACCGTCGCACCTGGACAGCAAAACATTAAGGTTAACATTACAGGTAAGCCGGCCCATGCAGGACTTGCACCCGAGCAAGGCATTAATGCATTAACCGTTGCAGCTGACGCTATCAGCAACATGAAGCTATCGCGCATTGATAGTGAAACGACTGCCAATATCGGTATTGTAAAAGGCGGCCATGCAACAAACGTGGTAATGCCAACACTCTATTTAGAGGCAGAAGCGCGTTCTATCGACGAACAAAAACTCGCGATACAGGTTGCCCATATGGTTGAAACGTTCGAAGCAGCGGCAGAGAAACACGGCGCAGAGATCTCCATTGAGACAAGTCGTGCTTACAACCCATTCCAGCTAGATTGCTCACACCCACATATTGTCGCAATGCAGCAAGCCTTCACCGACCTTGATATTGAACCTCGATTAGCCGCTACCGGTGGCGGAAGCGACGCCAACGTATTCTCAGAAAAAGGATTAACCATTGCCAACGTTTCAACCGGTATGTCCAAAGTGCACACCACCGAAGAATTTATCGCCATTGAAGATATGCAAAAAGTCAGCGAATTTTTAGTGTGTTATTTGAGAAGCGGTTCTGTGGTTCTGTGA
- a CDS encoding NAD(P)H-dependent oxidoreductase, with protein sequence MGSLDTAIASATVQDRVDKKVLILFAHPSQRRSEVNVEMFQAAKKVAGVTCVDLYADYPRHNININIEQQRLLDHDVVVFQFPLYWYSTPSIMKEWQDLVLEYGFAYGTDGTALHGKTFLTALTAGGREAAYQTDGYNHYSIRELLHPIEQTVNLIGMDYLPPYALFGSRSAVEEGRIEQHVNGYVELLQALVSDKVDIKQASVLPQISGNLSSVIVGERA encoded by the coding sequence ATGGGGTCACTCGATACCGCTATAGCATCAGCGACTGTGCAAGATAGGGTGGATAAAAAGGTATTAATATTATTTGCTCATCCATCTCAGAGACGCTCTGAGGTGAATGTCGAGATGTTTCAGGCCGCTAAAAAGGTCGCTGGTGTTACCTGTGTTGACCTGTATGCAGATTATCCAAGACATAATATTAATATCAATATTGAACAACAACGACTGCTTGACCACGATGTCGTTGTGTTTCAATTTCCTTTGTATTGGTATTCAACGCCATCCATTATGAAAGAGTGGCAAGACCTAGTCTTAGAGTATGGCTTTGCTTATGGTACAGACGGGACGGCATTGCATGGTAAAACCTTCTTAACTGCGCTCACCGCTGGTGGACGTGAGGCTGCCTACCAAACGGATGGCTACAATCATTATTCGATTCGAGAGTTACTGCATCCAATAGAGCAAACGGTCAATTTAATCGGTATGGATTATCTTCCTCCATATGCACTATTTGGTTCTCGAAGTGCAGTCGAGGAAGGGCGTATTGAGCAGCATGTTAATGGTTACGTAGAGCTGTTACAGGCATTGGTGTCAGATAAGGTGGACATTAAGCAAGCCTCTGTATTGCCACAGATTAGTGGCAACCTTTCTAGTGTGATTGTAGGAGAGCGTGCATGA
- the rsgA gene encoding ribosome small subunit-dependent GTPase A: protein MIPPVTLGWQPFFQQQLALEDYEQNKIARISAHHRSGYVVQTETDTIQLPIHESLPAMTVGDWVILTADNTFSRLLERTSLFSRKAAGSKVAEQYIAANIDTVFIVMSLNDDFNLSRVERYLALANESQVEPVIVLTKQDLCNDGELLKAQVQALDPMLMVEMVNALNETSVARLLPWCNTGKTVAFMGSSGVGKSTLVNSLLGESAQKTGSIRDDDSKGRHTTTGRTLLSMPSGAVLLDTPGMRELQLANVSQGISETFSDIETLAQQCRFSDCSHQGEPGCAIQTALDSGDLDTRRLNNYLKLQREQARNSATLAELRSHDKQLGKMYKSHQNDARSRKNK, encoded by the coding sequence ATGATACCTCCGGTAACTTTGGGCTGGCAGCCTTTTTTTCAACAACAGCTAGCCCTTGAGGATTACGAACAAAACAAAATTGCTCGAATTAGCGCTCACCATCGCTCGGGTTATGTCGTACAAACTGAAACCGATACAATTCAACTGCCAATCCATGAATCGTTACCGGCAATGACAGTTGGTGATTGGGTAATATTAACCGCTGACAATACATTTTCACGACTATTAGAGAGAACCTCATTATTCTCGCGCAAAGCCGCTGGGAGTAAGGTTGCAGAGCAATATATTGCCGCTAATATCGATACCGTATTTATCGTTATGTCGCTCAATGATGACTTTAATTTAAGTCGCGTCGAACGCTATCTTGCACTAGCTAATGAGTCTCAAGTTGAGCCTGTTATTGTTTTAACCAAGCAAGACCTCTGTAACGATGGGGAGCTTCTCAAAGCTCAAGTTCAGGCATTAGACCCAATGTTAATGGTCGAAATGGTCAACGCTCTAAACGAAACCAGTGTTGCCCGTTTACTACCATGGTGTAACACTGGCAAAACCGTCGCCTTTATGGGCTCTTCAGGCGTAGGCAAATCAACACTAGTAAACTCTTTGTTAGGAGAGTCCGCTCAAAAAACTGGCTCGATTCGAGACGACGACAGCAAAGGCCGCCACACAACGACCGGCCGTACCCTGCTCAGCATGCCAAGTGGCGCGGTATTACTAGATACCCCAGGTATGCGCGAATTACAGTTAGCAAATGTCTCCCAAGGAATAAGTGAAACCTTCTCGGATATCGAAACACTTGCCCAACAATGTCGCTTTTCGGATTGCTCACACCAAGGAGAACCCGGCTGTGCGATTCAAACAGCACTCGATAGCGGCGACTTAGACACTCGCAGACTCAATAATTACCTTAAATTACAACGCGAACAAGCTCGCAACAGCGCAACCTTAGCCGAATTGCGCTCACACGATAAGCAACTCGGAAAAATGTATAAATCACACCAAAACGACGCTCGTTCACGTAAGAATAAGTGA
- a CDS encoding alpha-amylase family protein produces MSVQFDSSACTSDVILHAFDWPYSMVAQQAKYIVELGYKTVLVSPPMKSLKNANGTPWWQRYQPQDYRIIDNQLGNTLDFKQMMVEANKWGLRIYVDVVFNHMANEAYLRDDLEYPSQQERQHYQSNECFYESLKLFGDLSEPLFTNKDFVDAFGIVDWQDKYQVQNGRITGGPDDPGLPTLKESDYVTAQQKNYLRALKQLGVKGFRIDAAKHISIEQICKVWTPEITEGVHIFGEIITDGGATKQEYELFLKPYLSKTQLAAYDFPLFNTVFKAFQDKGRMSSLSDPYSLGEALRRKRAITFAITHDIPNNDAFKGLIMPEEYEWLAYCYVLCRDGGVPLVYTDLNTSGIQTHTGQPRWVNSWQDPRMKSLIAFHNRVHGSRMLVLEVSDEHLVFQRGELGVVAINKSDKPKLVTTQWSYPMRDIASGLEYTLQDEELNITIPAKGYVCLVRSDG; encoded by the coding sequence ATGTCAGTTCAGTTTGATTCAAGCGCTTGCACTAGTGATGTGATCCTTCATGCTTTTGATTGGCCGTATTCTATGGTTGCTCAGCAGGCGAAGTATATTGTTGAGCTAGGTTATAAGACGGTGCTTGTGTCACCACCAATGAAAAGTCTAAAGAACGCCAACGGAACCCCTTGGTGGCAACGCTATCAACCTCAAGACTACCGTATCATTGATAACCAGCTAGGTAATACGCTCGACTTTAAACAGATGATGGTTGAGGCCAACAAATGGGGATTGCGGATTTATGTAGATGTTGTATTTAACCATATGGCAAATGAAGCGTATTTAAGGGATGACCTTGAGTACCCAAGCCAACAGGAACGCCAACACTACCAAAGTAATGAATGCTTTTATGAGTCGCTAAAGCTATTTGGCGATCTCTCTGAACCCCTGTTTACTAACAAAGATTTTGTTGATGCGTTTGGTATTGTTGATTGGCAAGATAAATACCAGGTACAAAATGGTCGTATCACTGGTGGCCCAGATGACCCAGGGCTTCCAACCTTAAAAGAGAGTGATTACGTCACCGCTCAGCAAAAGAATTATCTAAGAGCACTGAAGCAACTCGGCGTAAAAGGTTTTCGTATTGATGCGGCGAAACATATTAGTATCGAGCAAATCTGTAAGGTGTGGACTCCAGAGATTACTGAGGGAGTGCACATTTTTGGTGAAATCATTACCGATGGTGGGGCAACGAAACAAGAGTATGAGCTGTTTTTAAAACCCTACTTAAGCAAAACTCAGCTGGCTGCCTATGATTTTCCGTTATTTAATACGGTGTTTAAGGCATTTCAAGATAAAGGGCGCATGTCCTCGCTAAGCGATCCTTATAGCTTAGGTGAGGCGCTAAGGCGAAAGCGTGCCATTACCTTTGCGATTACGCACGATATTCCAAATAACGATGCCTTTAAAGGGCTGATTATGCCTGAAGAATATGAATGGCTCGCGTATTGCTATGTTTTATGCCGAGATGGTGGTGTGCCGTTAGTGTATACGGACTTAAATACCAGTGGCATACAAACTCACACTGGGCAACCGCGTTGGGTAAATTCATGGCAAGACCCTAGAATGAAGAGCTTAATAGCGTTCCATAATCGAGTTCATGGCAGCCGTATGCTCGTTTTAGAGGTAAGCGATGAGCATTTAGTCTTCCAACGTGGTGAGCTTGGAGTCGTTGCTATAAATAAATCTGATAAGCCCAAGTTAGTGACAACTCAATGGAGCTACCCGATGCGAGATATTGCATCGGGATTGGAATATACCCTTCAAGATGAAGAACTGAATATAACGATACCAGCGAAAGGGTATGTCTGTTTGGTGAGGAGTGATGGATGA